A genomic stretch from Helianthus annuus cultivar XRQ/B chromosome 1, HanXRQr2.0-SUNRISE, whole genome shotgun sequence includes:
- the LOC118481686 gene encoding developmental and secondary metabolism regulator ve-1-like produces the protein MTNHHQQQQQDQNQDQEPMVPMEYSKKNPNLETTLNHHHVPPSPSSSSQDLHHQQHMHIPNKTYEDKGFIFKNTNNNQVMIKNPNFLSSSFSSSTTLAAGEGYTMPPPPPPPPSPQHIKKTHHQHNIHVSKKINENEGDFTIKNTSNINSLACSSPDDADGKEVEESGRDKLKRHRVEMAGRVRIPDMWGHEDLLKDWIDCTVFDSSLGNNSIMSARAALVQERRSTLRIQN, from the coding sequence ATGACAAaccatcatcaacaacaacaacaagatcaAAATCAAGATCAAGAACCCATGGTTCCAATGGAATATTCCAAGAAAAACCCTAATCTTGAAACTACCCTCAACCACCATCATGTCCCACCATCACCCTCATCTTCTTCACAAGATTTACATCATCAACAACATATGCATATTCCAAACAAAACCTATGAAGACAAAGGGTTCATCTTCAAGAATACTAATAATAATCAAGTGatgatcaaaaaccctaattttctttcttcttctttttcttcttctactACACTAGCAGCCGGAGAAGGATACACtatgccaccaccaccaccgccaccaccatcgccacaaCATATCAAGAAAACCCATCATCAACATAATATTCATGTATCAAAGAAGATAAATGAAAATGAAGGCGACTTCACCATCAAGAACACTAGTAACATTAATTCTCTTGCTTGTTCTTCACCCGATGATGCGGACGGAAAAGAGGTGGAGGAGAGTGGAAGAGATAAGTTAAAGAGGCACCGGGTTGAGATGGCGGGTCGGGTTAGGATTCCAGACATGTGGGGGCACGAAGATTTGCTCAAAGATTGGATAGATTGTACGGTGTTTGATTCTTCTTTAGGGAACAACTCCATAATGTCAGCTCGAGCTGCTTTGGTTCAAGAACGAAGATCAACCCTAAGGATACAGAATTAA
- the LOC110880044 gene encoding uncharacterized protein LOC110880044, with protein MVEQRYCFMDGQLSWVWDGGSLVNQSQTSEAWNECVKLLEGIKIEMKSDAWLWRQDETREVFKVNILRTELDSIQSIPETQVLKWLSWIPKKINCFLWRAVLDRIPTREALVIRNINIPSITCALCGSNAETVDHLLISCQYAQLVWTAISLWVKLPLPRYLLSLVRLLEYIESYCSSEEKRKAIYLVTAATCWTLWRIRNNLIFNQKKTQVSRAVGNVKALSFFMDESKGWKNRSGLEGIE; from the coding sequence ATGGTTGAACAACGTTATTGTTTTATGGATGGGCAACTTTCGTGGGTATGGGATGGTGGGTCTTTGGTCAATCAATCACAGACTTCAGAAGCTTGGAATGAGTGTGTTAAGCTACTGGAAGGTATCAAGATAGAGATGAAATCAGATGCATGGTTATGGAGACAAGACGAAACACGAGAAGTCTTCAAAGTTAATATATTACGTACAGAGTTGGATAGTATTCAAAGCATTCCGGAAACACAAGTTCTGAAATGGCTAAGCTGGATACCGAAAAAAATAAACTGCTTTTTGTGGAGGGCGGTGCTGGATCGGATTCCGACAAGGGAGGCTTTGGTGATAAGGAATATAAACATTCCTTCGATTACATGTGCCTTATGCGGTTCGAACGCGGAAACGGTTGATCATTTACTAATTTCCTGTCAATATGCACAATTAGTATGGACGGCGATCTCCTTATGGGTAAAATTACCTCTCCCGAGGTATTTGCTTAGCTTGGTCAGATTATTGGAATATATCGAGTCTTATTGTTCGTCGGAAGAGAAAAGGAAGGCAATATATCTAGTCACGGCAGCAACATGTTGGACCCTATGGCGGATTCGAAACAATTTAATCTTTAATCAGAAAAAAACACAGGTATCAAGGGCGGTCGGAAACGTAAAGGCACTCTCTTTTTTTATGGATGAAAGCAAGGGCTGGAAAAACAGATCTGGATTGGAAGGAATCGAGTAA